The segment ACGGGGGCGGCAAGGACGGAACCATCCGCAAGGTGTTCGGCGCGGTGAACCCGCAGGGGATGCACCTCGCCAGCTTCGCCGCGCCCGCCGGCGAGGAGCTTCGCCACGACTACCTGTGGCGCGTCCACCGCGCGACGCCGGAGTACGGGCAGGTGGGCGTCTTCAACCGCTCGCACTACGAGGACGTCCTGGTGGTGCGCGTCCGCAAGCTGGCGCCGCGCGAGCGATGGGAGAAGCGCTACGACCAGATCAACGACTTCGAGAGGATGCTGACGGAGAACGGCACCACCATCCTCAAGTTCTTTCTGCACATCTCCAGAGACGAGCAGAAGAGCCGCCTCCTGAAGCGCCTCAACCGTCCTGAGAAGCGCTGGAAGTTCGCCCCCAGCGACCTGGAGGACCGCAAGCTCTGGGACGAGTACACCGAAGCTTACCAGGACGCGCTCACCCGTTGCAGCACCCCATACGCCCCCTGGTACATCGTTCCGGCCGACGAGAAGCCGGTCCGCGACTACCTCGTCGCGCAGGTGGTGGTGGACGCGCTGGAGAAGATGGCCCCGCAGATCCCCGAAGCCGACCCGGCCGTGCTGGCGATGGCCGACCGCATCGTCTGACCACACCCCAAACGAACACCCCCTCCCCCGGGCAGTATCGGGGGAGGGGGATGCGTCGCGGAGCGACGCTGG is part of the Longimicrobium sp. genome and harbors:
- a CDS encoding PPK2 family polyphosphate kinase; the encoded protein is MTLLKPIDPSQRPRLSDDDAAPPSEVPGGKHVERETEELLERLEKLAAALQAEGKRSLLVVLQARDGGGKDGTIRKVFGAVNPQGMHLASFAAPAGEELRHDYLWRVHRATPEYGQVGVFNRSHYEDVLVVRVRKLAPRERWEKRYDQINDFERMLTENGTTILKFFLHISRDEQKSRLLKRLNRPEKRWKFAPSDLEDRKLWDEYTEAYQDALTRCSTPYAPWYIVPADEKPVRDYLVAQVVVDALEKMAPQIPEADPAVLAMADRIV